A region of Hydrogenimonas cancrithermarum DNA encodes the following proteins:
- a CDS encoding GGDEF domain-containing protein yields the protein MPSIENITDVVKKSYEEIEKSIAEKKRSGANTTDVVYDIVDIFFRHLKQSGFSMDLDAYLEKEMEKKSKKCIDLAQKSIHSFKESNNNLQEITEAHTIEIERIVDESNEIDVGTFKKRFDSFQHDLLEELSRANAVIKSLENEIEDLQRQSNIDPLTKLNNRKALEIDGKELLKHSSERNLNIVALMIDADDFKKVNDTFGHIAGDKVLILLSKLFKSSIRESDKAYRYGGEEFLILFNRATKEEAKKIAERIMKAVRTNKLIYKNQIIKITLSMGMTEHQRGDTLESMIERADAAVYQAKQEGKDRLVVR from the coding sequence ATGCCATCGATAGAAAATATCACCGACGTGGTAAAAAAAAGCTATGAAGAGATCGAAAAATCTATCGCTGAAAAAAAGAGAAGCGGTGCCAACACGACCGATGTGGTCTATGATATCGTCGATATTTTTTTCAGGCACCTGAAACAGTCCGGATTCTCCATGGACCTGGATGCCTATCTGGAAAAGGAGATGGAAAAAAAATCCAAAAAGTGTATCGATTTGGCACAAAAAAGTATCCACTCTTTTAAAGAATCGAACAACAATCTCCAGGAAATTACCGAGGCACACACGATCGAGATCGAGCGGATCGTCGATGAATCGAACGAAATCGATGTCGGGACATTCAAAAAGCGTTTCGACTCGTTTCAGCACGATCTTCTCGAAGAGTTGAGCCGTGCCAATGCCGTGATCAAATCACTCGAAAACGAAATCGAAGATCTGCAGAGACAGTCCAACATCGATCCTCTGACCAAACTCAACAACCGAAAAGCGCTCGAGATCGACGGCAAGGAACTTCTCAAGCATTCCAGTGAGCGAAATCTGAACATCGTCGCGCTGATGATCGATGCCGACGATTTCAAAAAGGTCAATGACACATTCGGCCACATCGCCGGCGACAAAGTTCTGATACTGCTTTCGAAACTTTTCAAATCTTCCATCCGCGAATCTGACAAAGCCTACCGGTACGGGGGCGAAGAGTTTCTGATTCTCTTCAACAGGGCGACCAAAGAGGAGGCCAAAAAAATCGCTGAGCGAATCATGAAAGCGGTCCGCACGAATAAACTGATCTATAAAAATCAGATTATAAAAATCACCCTGAGCATGGGCATGACAGAACACCAAAGAGGCGATACGCTCGAAAGTATGATCGAACGGGCCGACGCGGCGGTCTATCAGGCCAAACAGGAGGGAAAAGACAGGTTGGTGGTACGCTGA
- a CDS encoding CvpA family protein — MEMNWFDIVTASLILLIGIKGIFNGLIKELAGLVGIVLGVWVASTYASDFGQWIGKSFLPLDSQSALAMIGFLALLTLIWLACIVAGVLVSKLVSLSGLGIIDKLLGLLFASAKVFIILSVIVFALSNIEIVKKNTEKFTAKSLLHPLFVKTGEFIVHIDTDDLLEKADGVKKRSEEAVKKGEKIVSQRSGNATREADETR; from the coding sequence ATGGAAATGAACTGGTTCGACATCGTTACGGCTTCTTTGATTCTACTCATAGGAATCAAAGGTATTTTCAACGGACTGATCAAAGAGTTGGCCGGTCTTGTCGGCATCGTACTGGGCGTATGGGTCGCATCGACATACGCTTCCGACTTCGGACAATGGATCGGAAAGAGCTTTTTGCCGCTCGACTCCCAGTCAGCTCTGGCCATGATCGGGTTTCTGGCGCTTTTGACACTGATTTGGCTTGCATGTATCGTTGCAGGCGTCCTTGTCTCCAAACTCGTTTCGCTTTCTGGACTCGGTATCATCGACAAACTTCTTGGCCTCCTTTTCGCATCGGCCAAAGTTTTCATCATCCTCTCCGTCATCGTCTTTGCGCTTTCCAACATCGAGATCGTCAAAAAAAATACGGAAAAATTCACGGCCAAAAGCCTACTCCACCCCCTCTTCGTCAAAACGGGCGAATTCATTGTACATATCGATACGGATGATCTTCTCGAAAAAGCCGATGGGGTGAAAAAGCGCTCCGAAGAGGCGGTGAAAAAAGGAGAGAAAATCGTTTCGCAAAGGAGCGGCAACGCGACAAGGGAAGCAGATGAAACAAGATAA
- a CDS encoding Fur family transcriptional regulator — protein MKQDKNVETSPLISYETLLTQFKQLLRSEGQKFTKQREVILHTLYNHSGHFTPEELYRLIKQENPELSTGIATIYRTLSLLERAGIVTSISFGTQGKKYELGVKAHHDHIICTKCGKILEFFDEAIEKKQERIAKEFGFEMEDHSLKIFGICPECQKKTDK, from the coding sequence ATGAAACAAGATAAAAACGTCGAGACATCCCCTCTGATATCGTATGAAACACTGCTGACGCAGTTCAAGCAGCTTTTGCGTTCGGAAGGCCAAAAGTTCACGAAACAGCGCGAGGTGATACTCCATACGCTCTACAACCACAGCGGCCATTTCACGCCAGAAGAGCTCTACCGCCTCATCAAGCAGGAAAATCCGGAACTCAGTACCGGTATCGCGACCATCTACCGCACCCTTTCGCTCCTTGAAAGAGCCGGCATCGTTACCTCGATCTCTTTCGGAACCCAGGGCAAAAAGTACGAACTCGGCGTCAAAGCGCACCACGACCATATTATCTGCACAAAATGTGGTAAAATTCTGGAATTTTTCGACGAGGCGATCGAAAAGAAGCAGGAGCGAATCGCCAAAGAGTTCGGCTTCGAAATGGAAGACCACTCCCTGAAAATTTTCGGTATCTGCCCCGAATGCCAGAAAAAAACCGACAAATAA